A genome region from Arachis duranensis cultivar V14167 chromosome 8, aradu.V14167.gnm2.J7QH, whole genome shotgun sequence includes the following:
- the LOC110274333 gene encoding uncharacterized protein LOC110274333, producing the protein MDNICNNACEVFNSRIKEARAKPIITLLEEVRMYAMRTIARNKVKLRSHIGILPPIQRSRLEKIRKESKSWNPVWSGDEKYEKFEVIGHPTNMVVDLGERLCSCGFWQLSGMPCVHACAALARAGKRPDEFCHKWLTMDAYNDTYAFHLNPIPGQAMWEKSPYNRPQAPKFKKMPGGPKKKRRKDANEDPDGSNKQKTKMKRSYKKGSCRYCGEKAHTKRNCPKRKAEEMAAAIAAAAAAAKSSNSNPAVHPITTPVVNPTHAIPPAAVPSQVGAHQKIQNEGQAEVELGMSQPIMSQNEDSLQMETSLVQHNARPPKLTTKRMVSQPSSTPPATNVPVDPMQGASSGTATRLASFMKFVPTPGFKPPRKKN; encoded by the exons ATGGACAATATTTGTAACAATGCCTGTGAGGTTTTTAACTCACGAATTAAGGAGGCCAGAGCTAAACCCATCATCACACTATTGGAAGAAGTTAGAATGTATGCTATGAGGACAATTGCTAGGAATAAGGTGAAACTTAGGAGCCATATTGGAATTTTACCCCCAATACAGCGTAGTAGGTTGGAGAAGATAAGGAAGGAATCAAAGAGTTGGAATCCTGTATGGTCTGGAGACGAAAAGTATGAAAAGTTTGAAGTCATTGGCCACCCAACCAATATGGTAGTTGATTTGGGAGAGAGGCTATGTTCTTGTGGTTTTTGGCAACTAAGTG GGATGCCTTGTGTCCATGCTTGTGCTGCGTTGGCTAGGGCCGGAAAACGTCCTGATGAATTTTGCCACAAGTGGTTGACAATGGATGCATATAATGACACATATGCATTCCATTTAAATCCTATTCCTGGCCAAGCAATGTGGGAGAAGTCTCCATACAATAGACCACAAGCTCCGAAATTCAAAAAGATGCCAGGAGGACCCAAGAAAAAACGTAGAAAGGATGCTAACGAGGACCCTGATGGAAGCAACAAGCAAAAGACCAAGATGAAGAGGTCTTATAAAAAAGGTTCTTGTCGCTATTGTGGGGAAAAAGCCCACACCAAGAGAAACTGTCCAAAAAGAAAAGCTGAAGAAATGGCAGCTGCTATAGCAGCTGCGGCTGCTGCTGCTAAAAGTAGTAATTCCAACCCTGCTGTTCATCCCATTACTACTCCAGTTGTGAACCCTACTCATGCTATTCCACCTGCTGCTGTACCATCTCAAGTTGGTGCACATCAAAAAATTCAGAATGAAGGCCAGGCTGAGGTTGAACTTGGCATGAGTCAACCAATTATGTCTCAAAATGAAGATTCTCTACAG ATGGAGACTAGTTTAGTGCAACATAATGCAAGGCCCCCAAAGCTTACAACCAAAAGAATGGTGTCCCAACCATCTAGTACTCCACCAGCAACCAATGTACCAGTTGATCCAATGCAAGGTGCATCTTCAGGGACAGCCACACGACTAGCTAGTTTCATGAAATTTGTCCCTACTCCCGGATTCAAACctccaagaaaaaagaattga